In Sphingobacterium thalpophilum, a genomic segment contains:
- a CDS encoding SusE domain-containing protein, giving the protein MKIRHYIGIMLLFIVAFQSCKKDETRAILASGEDIKPATLSLDKTNVTLSKDNAEDTVLHLNMIQPDFGFQAAVTNVLQFGLKGDNFKTVKEVVIPSGRSTVGFTGYELNSYLLALGVSTGTTSEFDVRIKSSINAKITVVYSALAGLKAIPFASTSYLYAIGAYEDWVEANAESLISPTSNGIYTGIINFPEEKLTFKLTPERNWSNSYGETEPGKIVYNGGQDIKAPRAGNLELEVNTTANTISYKDHSWGIIGSATPKGWDADTDMKFDNANQVWKLTVSLTAGEIKFRKNHDWGTNFGGANGSLIAGGANIAVANAGTYDIVVDFNANTYTLTKK; this is encoded by the coding sequence ATGAAAATTAGACACTATATCGGAATCATGCTGCTATTTATCGTGGCGTTCCAAAGTTGTAAAAAAGACGAGACGCGCGCTATATTGGCTAGCGGGGAGGACATAAAGCCGGCGACTTTAAGCCTCGATAAAACGAATGTAACCTTGTCAAAAGATAACGCAGAGGATACGGTACTGCACCTCAATATGATTCAGCCTGACTTTGGTTTTCAGGCTGCAGTGACCAATGTACTCCAGTTTGGCCTTAAAGGTGACAATTTTAAAACTGTAAAGGAAGTGGTTATTCCTAGTGGTCGGAGCACCGTAGGTTTTACGGGTTATGAGCTGAATAGCTATTTACTTGCTTTGGGTGTGTCAACAGGGACCACTTCTGAATTTGACGTGCGCATAAAGTCAAGTATCAACGCTAAAATTACGGTGGTGTATTCTGCTTTAGCTGGTCTGAAGGCGATCCCCTTCGCTTCAACAAGTTATTTATATGCCATAGGGGCTTATGAGGACTGGGTTGAAGCCAATGCTGAATCGTTGATTTCGCCGACGAGTAATGGGATCTATACCGGTATCATCAATTTTCCAGAAGAAAAATTGACCTTTAAACTGACTCCTGAGCGAAATTGGAGCAATTCATATGGAGAAACAGAGCCAGGTAAGATCGTTTACAATGGTGGTCAAGACATCAAGGCTCCACGTGCCGGTAATCTCGAATTGGAAGTAAACACAACAGCTAACACGATTTCTTATAAAGACCATAGCTGGGGCATTATTGGTAGCGCCACGCCTAAGGGCTGGGATGCCGATACGGATATGAAATTCGACAATGCCAATCAGGTATGGAAGCTCACAGTGAGCTTGACTGCAGGCGAAATCAAATTCCGTAAAAACCACGATTGGGGAACGAATTTCGGCGGAGCTAACGGCAGTCTGATTGCCGGCGGGGCCAATATCGCAGTTGCCAATGCCGGTACGTATGATATCGTCGTGGATTTCAATGCAAATACATATACGTTGACGAAGAAATAA
- a CDS encoding LacI family DNA-binding transcriptional regulator, which translates to MSQLTIVDLAKKLGLSKSTVSRAFRDNVDINPATKARILAMAEEIGFSPNVYASSLKANKSLTIAIIIPEFGNKFFSQAIKGIEAVARSKGYHTLIYVTDHQVQNEASIVRSLANGRVDGVIISASGEGKDHSHLQLLAERGIPVMFFDRAYDDWKGGYITGNDFDSAYLATKHLIDNACKRIAYLAINPNVSIGKVRKDGYEKALQEVGIPIRPALILDTVNDADQNMKDIADLIEQQKPDAIFASVERLAISSIRVAKQLAIRIPEDLKIICFSCLDIADLIDPALSVVKQPAYEMGQLVTKYLLDKMEDPENSKFANSVYLDSQLIFQKSSLK; encoded by the coding sequence ATGTCGCAATTAACAATAGTAGATCTGGCCAAAAAACTCGGCTTGTCAAAATCGACCGTTTCCCGTGCATTTCGGGATAACGTGGACATTAATCCAGCGACAAAAGCTCGGATTTTGGCTATGGCCGAAGAAATCGGTTTTTCGCCAAATGTTTATGCGAGTAGTCTAAAGGCAAATAAAAGTCTGACCATTGCGATTATTATTCCCGAATTTGGCAATAAGTTTTTCTCGCAAGCCATCAAAGGAATTGAGGCTGTGGCGCGCTCCAAGGGTTATCATACCTTAATTTATGTGACGGATCATCAGGTGCAAAATGAAGCCTCAATCGTACGTTCACTGGCCAATGGACGAGTGGATGGCGTTATCATTTCGGCTTCGGGTGAGGGTAAAGACCATTCGCATTTACAACTTTTGGCAGAGCGCGGCATTCCGGTCATGTTTTTTGACCGTGCTTATGACGATTGGAAGGGGGGCTACATTACGGGTAATGACTTTGATTCGGCTTACCTGGCAACCAAACACCTGATCGATAATGCCTGTAAACGGATCGCTTATCTTGCAATCAATCCGAATGTCTCCATTGGTAAGGTGCGTAAAGATGGCTACGAAAAGGCGCTGCAGGAAGTGGGAATTCCGATCAGACCAGCGCTTATTTTGGATACGGTGAATGATGCTGATCAGAATATGAAAGATATTGCCGACTTGATCGAGCAGCAGAAACCCGATGCCATATTTGCTTCGGTAGAGCGTCTTGCTATTTCGAGTATACGGGTTGCCAAGCAGCTTGCAATTCGGATTCCTGAAGATCTTAAAATCATTTGTTTTTCTTGTTTGGATATCGCCGATCTGATTGACCCGGCACTGAGCGTAGTGAAACAACCAGCTTATGAAATGGGCCAATTAGTAACAAAATACCTATTGGATAAGATGGAAGACCCTGAAAATAGTAAGTTTGCTAATTCGGTTTACCTTGATTCCCAGCTTATTTTTCAAAAATCTAGCCTGAAATAA
- a CDS encoding Gfo/Idh/MocA family oxidoreductase, whose translation MKRREFIAKGIVSSLAFTIVPRVVLGGNGFLAPSDRINLGFIGVGKQSYTLMNGLNRCKEIASLAACDVDRNKLAAFIAATTKKQTELSKAQTDIKAYHHYRELLDRKDIDAVVIATPDHWHAQIAVDAAKAGKDIYCEKPLALTIAEGRAMVDATRKYKRVFQTGSMQRSSYNFRQAAELVLNGYIGKIEEINVSVGEPVKQCDLPSMPAPDYLDWDMWVGPSPYRGYNPILSPPLEDDKWAWWRGYRDFGGGYITDWGAHMFDIVQWALGMDESGPVQFNPPKEANSNSGLSFSYANGVRVNHVQWGVHNAIQFIGEKGKIEVSREFIRSNPENLANLKLTASDRRLYYSDNHYQDCVDAIKKRSKPICDVEIGHRTSSVCNAINIAYELQKDLKWNPQKEQFDNDYANLMRSRPYRGEWDFRKF comes from the coding sequence ATGAAAAGAAGAGAATTTATAGCCAAGGGAATTGTATCCTCTTTGGCTTTTACAATTGTCCCGCGCGTTGTGTTGGGAGGCAATGGATTTCTTGCGCCAAGTGATCGTATCAATCTTGGATTTATTGGTGTCGGAAAACAATCCTATACCTTGATGAATGGCCTCAATCGCTGCAAGGAAATTGCAAGTCTGGCTGCCTGTGATGTAGACCGTAATAAGTTGGCAGCATTTATTGCTGCGACAACGAAAAAACAAACGGAATTGTCAAAAGCACAGACCGACATCAAGGCCTATCATCATTATCGGGAACTATTGGATCGGAAAGATATTGATGCTGTTGTCATTGCTACACCCGATCATTGGCATGCGCAGATTGCAGTTGATGCGGCTAAAGCTGGCAAAGATATTTATTGTGAGAAACCCCTTGCATTGACCATTGCCGAAGGTCGTGCCATGGTCGATGCAACCCGAAAATATAAACGTGTATTTCAGACGGGTAGCATGCAGCGTTCTTCCTATAATTTTAGACAGGCAGCAGAACTGGTTCTCAATGGCTATATCGGCAAAATCGAGGAAATCAATGTTTCTGTGGGCGAACCGGTCAAACAATGTGACCTTCCCTCCATGCCAGCCCCCGATTATCTCGATTGGGATATGTGGGTAGGACCTTCACCATATCGGGGTTATAATCCGATATTAAGCCCACCTTTAGAGGACGATAAATGGGCTTGGTGGCGTGGTTACCGCGATTTTGGTGGCGGTTACATCACCGATTGGGGTGCACATATGTTTGACATCGTGCAATGGGCCTTGGGTATGGATGAATCGGGCCCTGTTCAGTTTAATCCACCCAAGGAGGCCAACAGCAATAGCGGGCTCTCGTTTAGCTATGCCAATGGCGTTCGCGTAAACCATGTGCAGTGGGGAGTACATAATGCGATCCAATTTATCGGTGAAAAAGGTAAGATTGAAGTAAGCCGGGAATTTATCCGATCGAACCCGGAAAATTTGGCAAATCTTAAACTGACTGCTTCTGATCGTCGTTTGTATTATAGTGATAATCACTATCAGGACTGCGTTGATGCGATCAAAAAAAGAAGTAAGCCTATCTGTGATGTTGAAATAGGTCACCGGACGAGCTCAGTGTGCAATGCCATCAATATTGCGTATGAACTTCAAAAGGATTTAAAATGGAATCCACAAAAAGAACAGTTCGACAATGACTATGCTAATCTCATGCGCAGTCGCCCTTATCGCGGGGAATGGGATTTTAGAAAGTTCTAA
- a CDS encoding SusC/RagA family TonB-linked outer membrane protein, whose protein sequence is MNKQLSRPFWALSMLLGVSASAFAQQATLKGRVMDQKGSSLVGATLRFEDIQKSLSTNANGDFSLDRLQTGKLRLKVSMVGYAPLDTLIQVNDGQNPLNLYLKSNSSTLEEVVVIGYGTQKKSDLTGSISTVSAKDFQKGQISSPEQLIMGKVPGVQITTSGGQPGAGSTIRIRTGASLNASNDPLIVVDGIPLAGGSVSGVANPLSLINPNDIETFTILKDANATAIYGSRASNGVILITTKKGSRSGTQINFSTQNSLATVANKVKLLNADQIRDYVNTNGSDAMKKLLGTANSDWQDVIYGNAFTTDNNVNIASKAGNMPYRISAGYMNQDGVLKNDNLKRTTAALALTPKFLDNHLSLDVNVRGTWSKSKFATQDAIGAAIQFDPTQPVYVDDKNSFGGYYEWIQGGKPNPNAPRNPLALLDLRKDNGDVFRSIGNAKVDYSFHFLPELHANLNVGYDLARSKGNTFTPAIAARNFNEGGERTQYKTDINNKTLEFYLKYDKELPTIKSTIDATLGYGYYKNSSKVYNFNRTNAEGDKILNEPTRPFDKPENLLISYYGRLIYTYDNRYVLSGTLRSDGSSRFSPDNRWGYFPSVGFTWRAKNEGFLKDIAAVSELKLRLSYGKTGQQDGIANYSYLPNYTISGNESMYRFGDEYYYLNSPVAYDKDIRWENTTTYNAGVDFGFSNNRVYGSVDYYSKKTKDLLSTIPVPVGSNFSNFLLTNVGNMENEGLEFNVHFVPLRTDNSTLDIGFNLTYNKSKVTNLTQSDDPNFIVETGGIRGGTGGNIQAHKVNFMPNSFNVFQQVYDEQGHPVEGVYVDRNGDGVISDNDRYLYKSPLPKYLLGFTAAYSYKKWSATTVLRANLDNYVYDNVSSNLGSGANINDQAVLVINNAPVDFLNTNFLLKQLRSDYYIKNASFLKMDNVNLSYNLGKFIRNSNASMSISATVQNVFTITNYKGVDPEISNGIDDRFYPRPRTYVLGVNVSF, encoded by the coding sequence ATGAACAAACAGCTATCACGTCCATTTTGGGCTCTGAGCATGCTACTCGGTGTAAGTGCTTCGGCATTCGCGCAACAGGCAACGCTAAAAGGGCGAGTAATGGACCAGAAGGGGAGTTCCTTGGTCGGTGCTACACTGCGCTTCGAGGATATTCAAAAATCACTGTCTACCAATGCGAATGGGGATTTTAGCTTGGATAGACTACAAACAGGGAAATTACGTCTGAAAGTAAGTATGGTCGGATACGCGCCCCTGGATACCTTGATCCAGGTCAACGATGGACAGAATCCGTTAAACCTTTACCTTAAATCCAATAGCAGTACACTGGAAGAGGTTGTTGTGATTGGTTATGGTACACAAAAGAAAAGTGACCTGACGGGTTCAATCAGCACAGTATCTGCAAAAGATTTTCAAAAAGGACAGATCTCTTCGCCAGAGCAACTCATTATGGGGAAAGTTCCGGGCGTACAGATTACAACAAGTGGGGGGCAGCCGGGCGCAGGAAGCACCATCCGTATCCGTACCGGAGCTTCATTGAATGCCAGTAACGATCCGTTAATTGTCGTAGATGGAATTCCATTGGCAGGTGGTTCTGTATCCGGGGTAGCTAACCCATTAAGTTTGATTAACCCAAATGATATCGAGACATTTACAATTTTGAAAGATGCCAATGCAACAGCCATTTATGGTTCGCGGGCGTCGAATGGGGTTATTTTGATCACGACAAAAAAAGGCAGTCGCTCAGGAACACAAATCAACTTCTCTACACAGAATTCATTGGCTACCGTAGCCAATAAAGTAAAGTTGCTCAACGCCGATCAAATCCGCGATTATGTCAATACAAATGGTAGTGATGCCATGAAAAAGTTGTTGGGAACAGCAAATAGCGACTGGCAGGATGTGATTTATGGCAATGCATTTACAACGGATAATAACGTTAATATTGCTTCCAAAGCGGGCAATATGCCTTACCGTATATCTGCGGGCTATATGAACCAGGATGGGGTATTGAAAAATGATAACTTAAAACGAACTACTGCTGCATTGGCATTAACGCCTAAATTTCTGGACAATCATCTTTCATTGGATGTAAATGTCCGTGGTACCTGGTCAAAATCGAAATTTGCGACACAAGACGCAATCGGAGCAGCCATTCAGTTCGACCCGACCCAACCTGTCTATGTGGATGATAAAAATAGTTTTGGCGGGTATTATGAGTGGATTCAAGGGGGGAAACCTAATCCCAATGCACCACGAAATCCTTTAGCCTTGTTGGATTTACGCAAAGATAATGGCGATGTGTTTAGAAGTATTGGAAATGCAAAGGTGGATTATAGTTTTCATTTCCTGCCGGAGCTGCATGCCAACTTAAACGTTGGATACGATCTGGCGCGTTCGAAAGGGAACACATTTACACCAGCGATAGCTGCACGTAATTTTAATGAAGGGGGTGAAAGAACCCAATATAAAACCGATATCAACAATAAAACGCTGGAGTTTTATTTAAAGTATGATAAGGAATTACCTACAATCAAAAGTACGATAGACGCGACGTTGGGCTATGGCTACTATAAAAATAGCAGTAAGGTTTATAATTTTAACCGTACAAATGCGGAAGGTGATAAGATCCTAAATGAGCCAACGCGACCTTTTGATAAACCCGAAAATCTGTTGATCTCTTATTATGGGCGTCTGATTTATACCTATGACAACCGGTATGTTCTGTCGGGAACCTTGCGGTCGGATGGTTCTTCCCGTTTTAGTCCTGATAACCGTTGGGGATATTTTCCTTCTGTAGGATTCACCTGGCGCGCCAAAAATGAAGGCTTTTTAAAAGATATAGCTGCAGTGTCCGAACTGAAGCTCCGTTTAAGTTATGGAAAAACCGGGCAGCAAGATGGCATCGCCAACTACTCTTATTTGCCTAATTATACCATCAGCGGCAACGAGTCGATGTATCGCTTTGGTGATGAATACTACTATTTAAATTCACCTGTGGCCTACGATAAAGACATTCGTTGGGAAAATACAACAACCTATAATGCCGGAGTTGATTTTGGCTTTAGCAACAATCGGGTCTATGGTAGCGTGGATTATTACTCGAAAAAGACCAAAGACCTGCTCAGCACGATTCCCGTTCCTGTAGGCTCTAACTTTAGCAATTTCCTATTGACCAACGTGGGTAACATGGAAAACGAGGGGCTGGAGTTTAATGTACACTTCGTCCCGCTAAGAACGGATAATTCGACCTTGGACATCGGTTTTAACCTAACTTATAATAAGAGTAAAGTAACCAATCTGACACAGAGTGATGATCCGAACTTTATTGTAGAGACCGGTGGTATCCGTGGTGGAACAGGCGGAAATATCCAGGCGCATAAGGTTAATTTCATGCCAAACAGTTTCAATGTTTTCCAACAGGTATATGATGAACAGGGGCATCCTGTCGAAGGTGTCTATGTTGACCGTAATGGAGATGGCGTTATCAGCGATAACGATCGCTATCTGTATAAATCACCGTTACCGAAATATCTTTTGGGTTTTACGGCGGCATACAGCTATAAAAAATGGTCGGCAACAACGGTATTGCGCGCAAATTTGGATAATTATGTCTACGACAATGTTTCCTCTAATTTGGGAAGTGGAGCTAATATCAACGATCAGGCCGTTCTGGTGATTAATAATGCGCCGGTAGATTTTTTAAATACCAATTTTCTGCTCAAACAGCTCCGAAGTGATTACTACATTAAGAACGCTTCGTTTTTGAAAATGGATAATGTTAACCTAAGTTATAACCTTGGAAAATTTATCCGGAATAGTAACGCTTCAATGTCGATTTCTGCAACTGTACAAAATGTATTTACGATCACCAATTATAAAGGTGTTGACCCAGAGATATCTAACGGTATAGACGATCGCTTTTATCCGAGGCCAAGGACTTATGTATTGGGTGTAAATGTGAGTTTTTAA
- a CDS encoding alpha-amylase family glycosyl hydrolase yields MGKHISRLIGYLWVIVLLSSCANKKDIVDVEQPPVIEQQGSGLLNLSAPFIYWDQEITLQFDLSKGNAALKGSTTDLYLHAGLIPVNGGSWQHVATDWSKNDNAYKLKFVSAGLYSFTFTPSKFFNLTNGGEFGQMALLVRNGDGSLVQRNKNNSDLFLPLVTSNTQAIRFVSPTLQPTDPITLEQMYTVGDNLKLKVQATQSGKISIWDNGLLLAESSAVPSLEKSLSLQSNGLHELEARLEAGGKIYFSKAQLFVQSKPTIAALPIGINPNGTTINREKGEVSFALTAPLKTSVYVLGDFNNYKALPAYAMSQTPDGKTWWVTVSNLDFSKKQTYQFLVDGQLNIADPYAELILDPQNDAVLGLTAAAVPAYPAAAQGVVGVLDLPAKSYSWKTTLFNKPAQGDLVIYELLVRDFVKQHQYTTLKDSLSYLKRLGVNAVELMPVQESEGNSTWGYNPSFHRALDKYYGLKNDLKAYVDACHENGIAVILDVVFNHAFGQSPLVQLYFEQGNVASNSPWFNTVAKHPFNVGFDFNHESSYTQTFVKDVLTYWMQEYKIDGFRFDLSKGFTQKNSGTSESDLSAWNAYDASRVAILKQYQQHIRSIDPSCYIILEHLGGDQEEAELAQSGMLLWNNMNAVFNEAAMGWNANNGSDLGRLFPSGHGMTQPSFVSYMESHDEQRLLFKCLNYGNSSGSYNVKNLSTALKRMEQAAVFLLASPGPKMIWQFGEYGYDVSIDENGRTGEKPLLWSYLQQNDRKKLFETYAKLTRFKTKNSIFQNGTIITSAMKDAVKYFVLEKEGQQVGVLGNFGVESVDFALPAALQGQWVDNFTGKELNWSGQSKLSLLPGQYQLISKTKLNK; encoded by the coding sequence ATGGGGAAGCATATCTCTCGTTTAATAGGGTATCTCTGGGTGATTGTCCTATTATCATCATGTGCAAATAAGAAAGATATCGTGGATGTCGAGCAACCTCCTGTTATTGAACAGCAGGGTTCTGGTTTGCTCAATCTTTCCGCCCCATTTATTTATTGGGATCAGGAAATCACCTTGCAATTTGATCTTTCGAAAGGAAATGCGGCTCTAAAAGGTAGCACTACCGACCTTTACCTACACGCCGGATTGATTCCTGTCAATGGGGGCAGCTGGCAACATGTAGCAACAGATTGGTCAAAGAATGACAATGCTTATAAACTTAAATTTGTTTCTGCTGGTTTATATTCATTCACATTTACCCCCTCCAAATTTTTTAACCTGACTAATGGCGGAGAATTTGGTCAGATGGCACTTTTAGTCCGCAATGGAGATGGGTCGCTGGTCCAACGAAACAAAAATAATTCAGATCTATTTCTTCCTCTTGTAACGAGCAATACACAGGCCATTCGTTTTGTTTCGCCTACGCTGCAACCCACAGATCCAATTACCCTGGAACAGATGTACACTGTTGGAGATAATCTGAAGCTAAAAGTACAGGCAACGCAGTCCGGGAAAATCAGTATCTGGGATAATGGTTTATTGCTTGCTGAATCTTCTGCGGTACCGTCATTAGAAAAATCGCTCAGCCTACAGAGCAATGGCCTGCACGAGCTTGAAGCACGTCTTGAGGCTGGGGGCAAAATATATTTCAGTAAAGCACAGTTATTTGTGCAATCAAAACCTACCATTGCCGCACTCCCGATCGGCATCAATCCAAACGGAACAACCATAAACAGAGAAAAAGGAGAGGTCAGTTTTGCGCTCACAGCACCATTAAAAACGAGTGTGTATGTCTTGGGCGATTTTAATAACTATAAAGCGTTACCGGCCTATGCGATGAGCCAGACACCAGATGGCAAAACCTGGTGGGTTACCGTATCGAATCTGGATTTCTCTAAAAAACAGACTTATCAGTTTTTGGTGGACGGTCAGCTGAATATCGCAGACCCCTATGCTGAGCTGATTCTTGATCCGCAAAACGATGCCGTACTCGGACTGACCGCGGCGGCTGTACCCGCTTATCCCGCTGCTGCGCAGGGAGTGGTTGGCGTATTGGATCTCCCAGCCAAGTCTTACTCATGGAAAACCACGCTATTTAATAAGCCAGCTCAAGGTGATTTAGTTATTTACGAACTCTTGGTCCGTGATTTTGTCAAACAACATCAATATACCACATTGAAAGACTCTTTGTCTTATTTAAAAAGGCTGGGTGTAAATGCGGTAGAGCTTATGCCTGTACAGGAATCGGAGGGGAATTCGACCTGGGGTTATAATCCTTCTTTCCACCGCGCTTTGGATAAATATTACGGCTTAAAAAACGACTTGAAAGCCTACGTAGATGCTTGTCATGAAAATGGTATTGCCGTGATTTTGGATGTTGTTTTTAATCATGCTTTTGGTCAGTCCCCGCTAGTACAGCTTTATTTTGAGCAGGGCAACGTTGCGAGCAATAGTCCTTGGTTCAATACAGTAGCCAAGCATCCGTTCAATGTTGGCTTTGACTTTAACCACGAAAGTAGCTATACACAGACTTTTGTTAAGGATGTTTTGACCTATTGGATGCAGGAGTACAAGATTGATGGGTTCCGATTTGACTTGTCTAAAGGGTTTACACAGAAAAATTCGGGTACCTCAGAAAGTGATTTAAGTGCATGGAATGCTTACGATGCGTCACGTGTGGCTATCTTGAAGCAATACCAGCAGCATATTCGCAGCATCGATCCCTCGTGTTATATTATTCTCGAACATCTTGGCGGAGATCAGGAAGAGGCCGAACTTGCGCAATCGGGGATGTTGCTATGGAACAACATGAATGCGGTCTTCAATGAGGCGGCAATGGGCTGGAATGCCAACAACGGCTCGGATTTAGGCAGATTATTCCCTTCGGGCCATGGCATGACACAACCTTCGTTTGTGTCTTATATGGAAAGCCATGACGAACAGCGGCTGCTGTTCAAATGCCTGAATTACGGCAATTCATCAGGTAGCTATAACGTCAAGAACCTCAGTACGGCATTAAAACGTATGGAACAGGCCGCCGTGTTTTTATTGGCTTCGCCTGGACCTAAGATGATCTGGCAGTTTGGTGAATACGGTTATGATGTATCTATCGATGAAAATGGGCGCACAGGCGAAAAACCATTGTTGTGGAGCTATCTACAACAAAATGATCGCAAAAAGCTCTTTGAGACCTATGCCAAACTTACACGTTTCAAAACCAAAAATAGCATTTTCCAAAACGGGACGATTATCACATCGGCTATGAAAGATGCCGTTAAATATTTTGTTCTCGAAAAGGAGGGACAACAAGTAGGGGTACTTGGCAATTTTGGGGTAGAAAGTGTGGACTTTGCCTTGCCGGCAGCGTTGCAGGGGCAGTGGGTCGATAATTTTACGGGAAAAGAGCTCAATTGGTCAGGCCAGTCAAAATTGAGTCTCCTACCTGGGCAGTACCAATTAATAAGCAAAACAAAACTAAATAAATAA
- a CDS encoding RagB/SusD family nutrient uptake outer membrane protein, translating to MKKLNKYIGVCLLAIALSSCHKDLDLKPTNDVTADVAYSDFKGYTSSFARLYGSLTLTSTSGPNNSDLGGLDAGTSDFLRLFWNAQELTTDEAACAWLNDSGISGLDYLDFDDSNPMLRGLYTRCVYSATLVNEFLRESTDAKLAERGISDADKKEIAYYRAEARFLRAYNYWVLLDLFGNPPFVTEETPVGKVSPPQIKRPELFAYVEKELLEVAGQLKGAKQNVYGRVDQVAAWGLLARLYLNAEVYLGAGNKKYTEAITYAEKVLNSSYSLGTNYRELFYADNDVNNPEFIFYLPYDGTKTQSKGGTTYLINAAIDATMDPTSFGVPGGGWAGNRTRDNIATIFGDYSGATDKRAMFHLNTSVKIEDIAVYKQGLAVTKFRNVNKDGKTAPPAAEGFVASVDFPLIRLAEMNLIYAEATLRGGSGGSLAKALDYVNKLRVRAYGNNSGNLMNLSLDDILNERVKELYWEGFRRSDLIRYGKFTGDNYLWPFKGGVLAGQAVAGYRTLFPLPASDIIANSNLVQNPGYN from the coding sequence ATGAAAAAATTAAATAAATATATAGGTGTATGCTTGCTGGCTATAGCACTGAGCAGCTGCCATAAGGATTTGGATCTAAAACCGACCAACGACGTAACTGCAGATGTAGCCTACAGTGATTTTAAAGGCTATACCTCCTCTTTCGCAAGATTATATGGATCATTGACCTTAACCAGTACATCGGGGCCGAATAACTCTGATCTGGGAGGATTGGATGCCGGTACATCGGATTTTTTACGCCTCTTTTGGAACGCACAGGAACTTACAACCGATGAGGCCGCCTGTGCCTGGCTCAATGATTCGGGGATTAGCGGACTGGATTACCTCGATTTTGACGATAGCAATCCCATGCTCCGTGGTCTTTATACCCGCTGTGTCTATAGTGCCACACTTGTCAATGAATTTTTAAGAGAAAGTACAGATGCTAAATTGGCCGAACGCGGTATTTCAGATGCCGATAAAAAAGAAATCGCTTATTATCGTGCCGAAGCAAGATTCTTACGTGCTTATAATTATTGGGTGCTGCTTGATTTGTTTGGAAATCCACCATTTGTAACCGAAGAAACTCCTGTCGGAAAAGTATCGCCGCCTCAGATCAAACGACCTGAACTTTTTGCGTATGTAGAGAAAGAGCTGTTGGAAGTTGCAGGCCAGCTAAAAGGTGCCAAACAGAATGTATATGGTCGTGTCGATCAAGTTGCGGCATGGGGGCTGTTGGCTCGTTTATACCTCAACGCTGAAGTTTACCTGGGTGCCGGTAATAAGAAATATACCGAAGCGATTACATACGCAGAAAAAGTACTGAACTCGAGCTATAGTTTGGGGACAAATTATCGGGAGCTCTTTTACGCGGATAATGATGTGAACAACCCCGAATTTATTTTCTATCTACCTTATGATGGAACCAAAACACAGAGCAAGGGTGGTACAACTTATCTGATCAATGCAGCTATTGATGCAACGATGGATCCCACTTCATTTGGTGTACCGGGCGGCGGTTGGGCCGGAAATCGGACACGCGACAATATCGCAACGATTTTCGGAGACTACAGCGGAGCAACGGACAAGAGGGCAATGTTTCACTTAAATACGAGCGTTAAAATTGAAGATATCGCCGTCTATAAGCAAGGACTGGCGGTTACCAAATTCCGCAATGTGAACAAGGACGGAAAAACTGCTCCTCCGGCAGCTGAAGGTTTCGTTGCTTCGGTGGATTTCCCGTTGATCCGTCTGGCAGAGATGAACTTGATCTATGCTGAGGCGACATTGCGTGGCGGCTCTGGCGGAAGCTTGGCCAAGGCGCTGGACTATGTCAATAAACTGCGTGTACGTGCCTATGGAAACAACAGTGGGAACTTAATGAATCTTTCTTTGGATGATATTCTCAATGAGCGTGTGAAAGAATTATACTGGGAAGGATTTAGACGTTCGGATTTAATCCGCTATGGCAAATTTACGGGTGATAATTACCTCTGGCCTTTTAAAGGTGGTGTGCTTGCAGGTCAGGCAGTTGCCGGGTATAGGACGCTGTTCCCACTTCCTGCTTCGGATATTATTGCGAACTCCAATCTTGTACAGAATCCAGGCTATAATTAA